Proteins co-encoded in one endosymbiont 'TC1' of Trimyema compressum genomic window:
- a CDS encoding NAD(+)/NADH kinase, translating to MLLFPLYGRNILYFIGPGSTTKEIPNLLNFKGTLLGVDAILNRKLIGADLSSGDIQRLIKEKGEKGIKIIVTVIGSQGYLFGRGNQQFTPDILEQVGKENIIVVATKDKLLEECQ from the coding sequence ATGCTCCTATTCCCGTTATATGGAAGAAATATACTATATTTTATTGGACCAGGAAGCACTACTAAGGAAATACCTAATTTATTAAATTTTAAAGGCACTCTTTTAGGTGTTGATGCTATTTTAAATAGGAAACTAATTGGCGCAGACTTAAGTAGTGGGGATATTCAACGTTTAATTAAAGAGAAGGGTGAAAAAGGCATTAAAATTATAGTGACTGTTATTGGTAGTCAAGGTTATTTATTTGGTCGAGGCAACCAGCAGTTTACACCGGATATATTAGAGCAAGTAGGTAAGGAAAATATTATTGTAGTAGCTACAAAAGATAAATTACTGGAAGAATGTCAATAG